From Cannabis sativa cultivar Pink pepper isolate KNU-18-1 chromosome 8, ASM2916894v1, whole genome shotgun sequence, a single genomic window includes:
- the LOC115710741 gene encoding zinc transporter 1, translating into MLKFLFQPYNHSTIFVVTLVLLLPTIVLSSTCTCETQLEDHKKSEALSYKLIAIGSVLSSGALGVCLPFLVKNLPSLNPNNDMYFLIKAFAAGVILSTGFIHVLPDAYESLTSPCLSENPWRKFPFAGFVAMLSAIGTLMMESFATGYHKRSELNKAQPFSSDEVMITTDHDHHVHVHGSSNSFELERSISSEIIRNKIISQVLEIGIVVHSVIIGVSLGASQSPKIIKPLVAALSFHQFFEGIGLGGCIYQANFKCKTVAIMVVFFSLTTPIGIVVGIGISKSYNEKSSSSLIIEGLLLAASAGILIYMALVDLLASDFMNSKMVCNFKIQIGASFSLLLGACIMSLLAKCD; encoded by the exons ATGTTGAAATTCTTATTCCAACCATATAATCATTCAACAATCTTTGTAGTGACCCTTGTTCTATTATTACCAACCATAGTATTATCCTCAACATGCACATGTGAAACACAACTTGAAGACCATAAAAAATCAGAAGCTCTTTCATACAAACTCATTGCCATTGGCTCTGTCCTATCAAGTGGTGCACTAGGAGTATGTCTTCCATTTTTGGTGAAGAATTTGCCTTCTCTAAACCCGAACAACGACATGTACTTCCTCATCAAGGCCTTTGCAGCCGGTGTTATTTTATCAACCGGGTTCATCCATGTACTTCCCGATGCATATGAGAGCTTGACAAGCCCTTGCCTTAGTGAAAATCCATGGAGGAAGTTCCCCTTTGCAGGGTTTGTGGCTATGCTTTCGGCTATTGGTACATTGATGATGGAGTCCTTTGCTACTGGCTACCATAAGAGGTCTGAGCTCAATAAAGCTCAGCCTTTTAGTTCTGATGAGGTAATGATCACTACTGATCATGATCATCATGTTCATGTTCATGGCTCTAGTAATTCGTTCGAGTTGGAAAGATCGATTTCATCAGAAATTATTCGAAACAAGATCATCTCTCaa GTTTTGGAGATAGGAATAGTTGTTCATTCAGTGATAATTGGGGTGTCACTTGGTGCTTCTCAAAGTCCAAAAATAATCAAGCCTCTTGTGGCAGCTCTTAGTTTTCATCAATTTTTTGAGGGCATTGGTCTTGGTGGCTGCATCTATCAG GCAAATTTCAAGTGCAAAACAGTAGCAATAATGGTGGTATTTTTTTCACTGACCACACCAATTGGGATAGTAGTTGGGATTGGAATATCCAAGAGTTACAATGAGAAAAGCTCTTCATCACTAATTATTGAAGGTCTTCTCTTAGCAGCATCAGCTGGAATACTAATATACATGGCTCTTGTTGATCTTCTTGCCTCTGATTTTATGAACTCTAAAATGGTATGCAATTTCAAGATCCAAATAGGGGCAAGTTTCTCACTCCTCTTAGGGGCATGTATAATGTCACTCTTGGCCAAATGTGATTGA
- the LOC133030166 gene encoding glutamine synthetase nodule isozyme-like, giving the protein MSLLSDLAKINLSNTNEKIIAEYIWIGGGSSMDLRSKARTLPSHVTEPAKLPKWNYDGSSTNQATGDNSEVILHPEAVFRDPFRGGKNILVICDAYTPGGDPIPTNKRHSAAEIFSHPDVAAEEPWYGIEQEYTLLQKDTKWPIGWPVGGYPAPQGPYYCGVGADKAYGRDIVDAHYKACLYAGIDISGINAEVMPGQWEFQVGPVLGIAAGDQLWAARYILERIAEIAGVTVSFDPKPIPGDWNGAGAHTNYSTKSMRHDGGIDVIKKAIEKLGKRHKEHIAAYGEGNERRLTGRHETADISSFSWGVANRGASVRIGRDTEKAGKGYFEDRRPSSNMDPYIVTSMIAETTILWKP; this is encoded by the exons ATGTCTCTCCTCTCTGATCTTGCCAAAATAAACCTCTCAAACACCAATGAAAAGATCATCGCCGAATACATATG gaTCGGTGGTGGATCTAGTATGGACCTGAGAAGCAAAGCAAGG ACACTGCCATCACACGTGACAGAGCCAGCAAAACTGCCTAAGTGGAACTACGATGGTTCAAGCACAAACCAAGCAACTGGGGACAACAGTGAAGTTATCTTACA TCCTGAAGCAGTGTTTAGGGATCCATTCCGGGGAGGAAAGAACATACTG GTTATTTGCGATGCATACACGCCAGGTGGCGACCCAATTCCTACCAACAAAAGACACAGTGCTGCCGAGATTTTCAGTCACCCTGATGTTGCTGCTGAGGAGCCTTG GTATGGCATTGAACAAGAATACACACTTCTTCAAAAGGACACTAAATGGCCAATTGGATGGCCAGTTGGTGGTTACCCTGCTCCTCAG GGACCTTACTACTGTGGTGTAGGAGCAGACAAGGCCTATGGCCGAGACATCGTCGATGCCCATTACAAAGCTTGCCTCTATGCTGGAATCGACATCAGCGGAATCAATGCAGAAGTTATGCCTGGACAG TGGGAGTTTCAAGTTGGACCTGTTCTTGGTATTGCTGCTGGAGATCAATTATGGGCTGCGCGATACATTCTCGAG AGGATTGCAGAAATTGCTGGAGTTACTGTCTCATTTGATCCAAAACCAATCCCG GGTGATTGGAATGGTGCTGGTGCTCATACTAACTACAG tACCAAATCAATGAGACATGATGGTGGGATCGATGTGATCAAGAAGGCTATTGAGAAACTAGGCAAGCGCCACAAGGAGCACATTGCAGCATATGGTGAAGGAAATGAGAGGAGATTGACCGGTCGCCATGAGACGGCTGACATCAGCTCGTTTTCGTGG GGTGTGGCGAATCGTGGAGCATCTGTTCGTATCGGCCGTGATACTGAGAAAGCAGGAAAAG GCTACTTCGAAGACAGAAGGCCATCATCGAACATGGATCCATACATTGTCACGTCAATGATCGCTGAGACCACCATTCTCTGGAAGCCATAG
- the LOC133030167 gene encoding T-complex protein 1 subunit beta gives MTIGRIFKDEASEEKGERARMASFIGAMAIADLVKTTLGPKGMDKILQSTGRGHEVTVTNDGATILKSLHIDNAAAKVLVDISKVQDDEVGDGTTSVVVLAGELLREAEKLVNAKIHPMTIISGFRMASECARSALLKKVVDNKADSEKFKSDLMKIAMTTLSSKILSQDKEHFGKLAVDAVLRLKGSTNLESIQIIKKPGGSLKDSFLDEGFILDKKIGIGQPKRIENAKILVANTAMDTDKVKIYGARVRVDSMSRVAEIEGAEKDKMREKVQKIIAHGINCFVNRQLIYNFPEELFADAGILAIEHADFDGIERLALVTGGEIASTFDNPESVKLGHCKLIEEIMIGEDKLIHFSGVDLGQACTIVLRGASHHVLDEAERSLHDALCVLSQTVIDSRVLLGGGWPEMIMAKEVDELAKKTPGKKSHAIEAFSRALLTIPTIIADNAGLDSAELVAQLRAEHHKEGCNAGIDVITGTVGNMAELGISEAFKVKQAVLLSATEAAEMILRVDEIITCAPRRREDRM, from the exons ATGACG ATCGGGAGAATTTTCAAAGATGAAGCAAGCGAAGAGAAAGGAGAGCGGGCCAGGATG gCATCATTTATTGGTGCAATGGCAATTGCTGACTTGGTCAAGACAACCTTGGGGCCAAAGGGGATG GACAAAATTTTACAATCAACTGGTAGAGGACATGAAGTTACTGTTACCAATGATGGTGCTACCATTTTAAAGTCTCTGCACATTGACAATGCTGCTGCTAAAGTCCTAGTTG ACATTTCAAAAGTACAAGATGATGAAGTTGGTGATGGGACAACCTCTGTTGTTGTTTTGGCTGGGGAGCTTTTAAGGGAAGCAGAAAAGCTGGTTAATGCAAAAATTCACCCTATGACCATCATATCag GTTTTCGGATGGCATCTGAATGTGCTCGTAGTGCTTTGCTGAAGAAGGTTGTTGATAACAAGGCTGATTCTG AGAAATTCAAATCTGACTTAATGAAGATTGCAATGACTACTTTGAGCTCTAAAATTCTTTCACAGGATAAGGAACATTTTGGTAAACTTGCTGTGGATGCTGTACTGCGTCTTAAG GGCAGCACCAACTTAGAGTCCATTCAAATCATAAAGAAGCCTGGTGGATCATTGAAGGATTCCTTTTTAGATGAAGG ATTTATTCTTGACAAGAAAATAGGTATCGGGCAGCCAAAACGCATAGAAAATGCAAAGATTTTGGTTGCAAATACTGCTATGGACACAGATAAAGTCAAGATTTATGGGGCACGTGTACGTGTTGATTCAATGTCTAGGGTTGCTGAAATTGAAGGAGCTGAGAAAGATAAGATGAGAGAAAAGGTTCAAAAGATTATAGCTCATGGCATAAACTGTTTCGTCAACCGACAGTTGATATACAATTTCCCAGAGGAGCTCTTTGCAGATGCTGGAATACTTGCAATTGAGCATGCTGATTTTGATGGCATTGAACGGCTAGCGTTAGTGACTGGTGGTGAAATTGCATCAACCTTTGACAATCCAGAATCAGTTAAGCTTGGACACTGCAAGCTCATTGAGGAAATCATGATTGGTGAAGACAAATTGATCCATTTCTCTGGTGTTGATCTGGGTCAGGCATGTACAATAGTGTTGAGAGGTGCAAG CCATCACGTGCTCGATGAGGCCGAAAGGTCTCTGCATGATGCCTTGTGTGTGCTATCCCAGACTGTCATTGACAGCAGAGTTTTGCTAGGAGGTGGATGGCCTGAGATGATCATGGCAAAGGAAGTAGATGAGCTTGCCAAGAAGACTCCCGGAAAGAAGTCTCACGCAATTGAAGCTTTCTCACGGGCACTCTTGACCATCCCAACTATCATTGCTGACAATGCTGGTTTGGATAGTGCCGAGTTGGTTGCTCAACTTCGTGCAGAGCACCACAAAGAAGGATGCAATGCTGGAATCGACGTCATCACTGGAACT GTTGGGAACATGGCTGAACTAGGAATTTCAGAAGCATTCAAAGTTAAGCAGGCGGTATTGCTTTCTGCGACAGAGGCTGCAGAGATGATTCTTAGAGTCGATGAAATCATAACGTGTGCACCGCGGAGAAGAGAAGACAGAATGTAG